Proteins from one Planctomyces sp. SH-PL62 genomic window:
- the rplA gene encoding 50S ribosomal protein L1, with translation MAFRSKRYRALTGKVKDTAVLSLAEAVKILKGFNTTKFNQTIEVSTHLGIDPRQSDQNVRGSVALPHGIGKEVRVAVFAQGDNAEKARAAGADIVGADDLAQKIKGGVMDFDVALATPDMMGVVGPLGRVLGPRGLMPSPRSGTVTTDIASAVREFKAGKIEFRNDKGGNVAVPVGKINFSEDQLVENINAFLAYLRTIKPATSKGTYIQTITVSATMSPGIRVSA, from the coding sequence TTGGCTTTCCGGTCCAAACGATATCGGGCGCTGACGGGGAAGGTGAAAGACACCGCCGTCCTATCGCTCGCCGAGGCGGTGAAGATCCTCAAGGGATTCAACACCACCAAGTTCAACCAGACCATCGAGGTCTCGACCCACCTGGGGATCGACCCTAGGCAGAGCGACCAGAACGTCCGCGGTTCCGTGGCGTTGCCGCACGGCATCGGCAAGGAGGTCCGGGTCGCGGTGTTCGCCCAGGGCGACAACGCCGAGAAGGCCCGGGCGGCCGGGGCCGACATCGTCGGTGCCGACGACCTTGCGCAGAAGATCAAGGGGGGCGTGATGGACTTCGACGTCGCCCTGGCGACGCCCGACATGATGGGCGTCGTCGGTCCGCTGGGACGTGTGCTCGGCCCTCGCGGCCTGATGCCCTCGCCCCGGTCCGGCACCGTGACGACCGACATCGCCTCGGCGGTGCGGGAGTTCAAGGCCGGCAAGATCGAGTTCCGCAACGACAAGGGGGGCAACGTGGCGGTCCCGGTCGGGAAGATCAACTTCTCGGAGGACCAGCTCGTCGAGAATATTAACGCCTTCCTCGCGTATCTGCGGACCATCAAGCCGGCGACCTCGAAGGGGACGTACATCCAGACGATCACCGTCTCGGCCACGATGAGCCCCGGGATCCGGGTTTCCGCCTGA
- the rpoC gene encoding DNA-directed RNA polymerase subunit beta': MSMGESAYDRINDYGAVKVGLASPYDIRSWSFGEVKKPETINYRTYRPEKDGLFCERIFGPEKDWECACGKYRGMKYKGMICDRCGVKVTHSRVRRKRMGHIELAAPVVHIWFFKAMPSRLGTLLDMKTSSLERIIYFQDYVVVEAGDTPLKEGQLLTEEEFRKGRETYGETFQADMGAEAVRKLLMRLDLVSLSKQLRESLVETTSKQKIKDLTKRLKVVEALRDSDNRPEWMVLECIPVIPPDLRPLVLLDSGNFATSDLNDLYRRIINRNNRLKKLVDLNAPEVIIRNEKRMLQQAVDALFDNNRCKRPVLGSSNRPLKSLTDMIKGKQGRFRENLLGKRVDYSARSVIVVGPDLKLHQCGLPKKIALELFQPFIIRRLKELGHADTIKSAKKMLERRTDEVWDILEEVIRNHPVLLNRAPTLHRIGIQAFEPVLVEGNAIRIHPLVCRGFNADFDGDQMAVHLPLSIEAQVEAMTLMMATNNIFSPANGSPIISPTQDIVMGSYYLTASRAGSKGEGMLFSSPNEVFLAHSQGKTAVHSLIKLRLPANRKLKGEGEKEFTPGMVVTTTVGRVVFNDILHPRMPYYNLTLGQKQLQSIIADCYQILGRRETIALLDRMKDLGFRESTRSGLSFGTDDLRTPSTKDTIIADAEKEVQRNNKLYHRGIITDQERYNKVLDAWTHARERITSEMMEALRNDLREGEMENYHNPIFLMAESGARGGVEQIRQLAGMRGLMAKPSGQIIETPIKANFREGLSVLEYFSSTHGARKGLADTALKTADSGYLTRKLADVAQNVVITTEDCGTSQGITKGVIYKGEKVEVSLAQSIRGRVSRVNIVDPITDDVIVRENEMITLSAARKLEEMQIEKIQVRSPMTCEASLGVCRRCYGMDLATGQLVEGGMAVGIIAAQSIGEPGTQLTMRTFHIGGVATRAVEEKDVKAKREGKVKFVGLSIVINDEGKAIALSRNGELQILDSKGRELEKLDIPDGAVMLVEDGQQINRGQMLCEWDPHNIPILAEVGGRIRFDDIVENETMKVEADPSGHIRRTIIEHKGDLHPQIVIEDAEGKTLDYKYIPERATIEVENGQMITAGTLLAKTPREVGGTQDITGGLPRVTELFEARRPKEPAVIAEIDGRVELLEEKRRGKRTIVVRNESGIEREHQVPHGKYLRVHGSDRVRAGDPLVEGPLVPHDILRISGEEVVQRYLLREIQNVYRSQRVEIDDKHLEIIIAQMLRKVRVDSLGDTGLLPGSVIDKFEFRRVNNELVGCVKVKDPGDTDYRIGDIVPRDHFEQENLRVESGGGKKAEWTRTKPAAASTQLLGITKAAVQSESFISAASFQETTKVLTEAALAGKSDYLVGLKENVILGHLVPAGTGFKSHLEAEVRIHPDALEALAEKGSPYSRYRDEAPAVAGKE, translated from the coding sequence GTGAGCATGGGCGAAAGTGCCTACGATCGTATTAACGACTACGGGGCCGTCAAGGTCGGCTTGGCGAGCCCGTACGACATCCGGAGCTGGTCGTTCGGCGAGGTCAAGAAGCCCGAGACGATCAACTACCGGACCTATCGTCCCGAGAAGGACGGCCTGTTCTGCGAGCGGATCTTCGGCCCCGAGAAGGACTGGGAGTGCGCCTGCGGCAAGTACCGCGGCATGAAGTACAAGGGGATGATCTGCGACCGTTGCGGCGTCAAGGTGACCCACTCGCGGGTCCGCCGCAAGCGCATGGGCCACATCGAGCTGGCCGCGCCGGTCGTCCACATCTGGTTCTTCAAGGCCATGCCCAGCCGCCTGGGCACGCTCCTGGACATGAAGACGTCCAGCCTGGAGCGGATCATCTACTTCCAGGACTACGTGGTCGTCGAGGCCGGCGACACGCCGCTCAAGGAAGGCCAGCTCCTCACCGAGGAGGAGTTCCGCAAGGGCCGCGAGACCTACGGCGAGACCTTCCAGGCCGACATGGGCGCCGAGGCCGTCCGCAAGCTGCTCATGCGGCTCGACCTGGTCAGTCTCTCCAAGCAGCTCCGCGAGAGCCTCGTCGAGACCACCAGCAAGCAGAAGATCAAGGACCTCACCAAGCGGCTGAAGGTCGTCGAGGCCCTGCGCGACAGCGACAATCGCCCCGAGTGGATGGTGCTGGAGTGCATCCCGGTCATCCCGCCGGACCTGCGTCCGCTGGTGCTCCTGGACTCGGGCAATTTCGCCACCAGCGACCTGAACGACCTGTATCGCCGGATCATCAACCGGAACAACCGGCTCAAGAAGCTGGTCGACCTCAACGCGCCCGAGGTCATCATCCGCAATGAGAAGCGGATGCTCCAGCAGGCCGTCGACGCGCTCTTCGACAACAACCGCTGCAAGCGGCCGGTCCTGGGGAGCTCGAACCGCCCGCTGAAGTCGCTCACCGACATGATCAAGGGCAAGCAGGGGCGGTTCCGCGAGAACCTCCTCGGCAAGCGCGTGGACTACTCCGCCCGCTCGGTCATCGTGGTCGGCCCCGATCTCAAGCTGCACCAGTGCGGCCTCCCCAAGAAGATCGCGCTGGAGCTGTTCCAGCCGTTCATCATCCGCCGGCTCAAGGAACTGGGCCACGCCGACACGATCAAGTCGGCCAAGAAGATGCTGGAGCGACGGACCGACGAGGTGTGGGACATCCTCGAAGAGGTGATCCGCAACCACCCGGTGCTGCTCAACCGGGCCCCGACGCTCCACCGCATCGGCATCCAGGCGTTCGAGCCGGTGCTGGTCGAGGGTAACGCGATCCGGATCCACCCGCTGGTCTGCCGCGGCTTCAACGCCGACTTCGACGGCGACCAGATGGCCGTCCACCTGCCGCTCTCGATCGAGGCGCAGGTCGAGGCCATGACGCTGATGATGGCGACCAACAACATCTTCAGCCCGGCCAACGGCAGCCCGATCATCAGCCCGACCCAGGACATCGTCATGGGGTCCTACTACCTCACGGCGTCGCGGGCGGGCTCGAAGGGCGAGGGGATGCTCTTCTCGTCGCCGAACGAGGTCTTCCTGGCGCACAGCCAGGGCAAGACGGCGGTCCATTCGCTGATCAAGCTGCGGCTGCCGGCCAACCGCAAGCTCAAGGGAGAGGGCGAGAAGGAGTTCACCCCCGGCATGGTCGTGACCACGACCGTCGGCCGCGTGGTGTTCAACGACATCCTGCACCCGAGGATGCCGTACTACAACCTCACCCTGGGTCAGAAGCAGCTCCAGTCGATCATCGCCGACTGCTACCAGATCCTCGGCCGCCGCGAGACGATCGCGCTGCTGGACCGGATGAAGGACCTGGGCTTCCGCGAATCGACCCGGTCCGGCCTCTCGTTCGGCACCGACGACCTGCGGACGCCGAGCACCAAGGACACGATCATCGCCGACGCCGAGAAGGAGGTGCAGCGCAACAACAAGCTGTACCACCGCGGCATCATCACCGACCAGGAGCGGTACAACAAGGTCCTCGACGCCTGGACCCACGCTCGCGAGCGGATCACGTCGGAGATGATGGAAGCCTTGCGGAACGACCTTCGCGAAGGCGAGATGGAGAACTACCACAACCCGATCTTCCTCATGGCCGAATCGGGCGCCCGCGGCGGCGTGGAACAGATCCGCCAGCTGGCCGGCATGCGCGGCCTGATGGCCAAGCCGTCGGGTCAGATCATCGAGACGCCGATCAAGGCCAACTTCCGCGAAGGGCTGTCGGTGCTGGAGTACTTCTCCTCCACCCACGGCGCCCGGAAGGGCCTCGCCGACACGGCCCTCAAGACGGCCGACTCGGGCTACCTCACCCGCAAGCTGGCCGACGTGGCCCAGAACGTGGTCATCACCACCGAGGACTGCGGCACCTCGCAGGGGATCACCAAGGGCGTCATCTACAAGGGCGAGAAGGTCGAGGTCAGCCTGGCCCAATCGATCCGCGGGCGGGTCAGCCGGGTGAACATCGTCGACCCGATCACCGACGACGTGATCGTCCGCGAGAACGAGATGATCACGCTCTCGGCGGCTCGCAAGCTTGAAGAGATGCAGATCGAGAAGATCCAGGTCCGCAGCCCGATGACCTGCGAGGCGTCGCTGGGCGTCTGCCGCCGGTGCTACGGCATGGACCTGGCGACCGGCCAGCTCGTCGAGGGGGGCATGGCCGTCGGCATCATCGCCGCCCAGTCGATCGGCGAGCCGGGCACCCAGCTTACGATGCGGACGTTCCACATCGGCGGCGTGGCCACCCGCGCCGTCGAGGAGAAGGACGTCAAGGCGAAGCGGGAGGGCAAGGTCAAGTTCGTCGGCCTGAGCATCGTCATCAACGACGAAGGGAAGGCGATCGCCCTCTCCCGCAACGGCGAACTCCAGATCCTCGACTCCAAGGGGCGTGAGCTCGAGAAGCTCGACATCCCCGACGGCGCCGTGATGCTCGTCGAGGACGGCCAGCAGATCAACCGCGGCCAGATGCTCTGCGAGTGGGACCCCCACAACATCCCGATCCTCGCCGAGGTCGGCGGCCGGATCCGCTTCGACGACATCGTCGAGAACGAGACGATGAAGGTCGAGGCCGACCCCTCGGGCCACATCCGCCGTACGATCATCGAGCACAAGGGCGACCTCCACCCGCAGATCGTCATCGAGGACGCCGAAGGCAAGACGCTCGACTACAAGTACATCCCCGAGCGGGCCACGATCGAGGTCGAGAACGGCCAGATGATCACGGCCGGCACCCTGCTCGCCAAGACCCCTCGCGAGGTCGGCGGCACCCAGGACATCACCGGCGGCCTCCCCCGCGTCACCGAGCTGTTCGAGGCCCGGCGACCCAAGGAGCCGGCGGTCATCGCCGAGATCGACGGCCGCGTCGAGCTCCTGGAAGAGAAGCGGCGCGGCAAGCGCACGATCGTCGTCCGCAACGAGAGCGGCATCGAGCGCGAGCACCAGGTGCCCCACGGCAAGTACCTCCGCGTCCACGGCTCGGACCGCGTCCGCGCCGGCGATCCGCTGGTCGAAGGGCCGCTGGTCCCGCACGACATCCTCCGGATCTCCGGCGAGGAAGTCGTCCAGCGCTACCTCCTCCGCGAGATCCAGAACGTCTATCGGTCCCAGCGCGTCGAGATCGACGACAAGCACCTGGAGATCATCATCGCCCAGATGCTCCGCAAGGTACGGGTCGACAGTCTCGGCGACACCGGCCTGCTCCCCGGCTCGGTCATCGACAAGTTCGAGTTCCGCCGCGTCAACAACGAACTGGTCGGCTGCGTGAAGGTCAAGGACCCCGGCGACACCGACTACCGCATCGGCGACATCGTCCCCCGCGACCACTTCGAGCAGGAAAACTTGCGCGTCGAGTCCGGCGGCGGCAAGAAGGCCGAGTGGACCCGCACCAAGCCCGCCGCCGCGAGCACCCAGCTCCTGGGCATCACCAAGGCGGCCGTGCAGTCCGAGAGCTTCATCTCGGCCGCGAGCTTCCAGGAGACCACGAAGGTCCTCACCGAGGCCGCCCTGGCCGGTAAGAGCGACTATCTCGTCGGCCTCAAGGAGAACGTCATCCTCGGCCACCTCGTCCCGGCCGGAACGGGCTTCAAGTCCCATCTCGAGGCCGAGGTCCGCATCCACCCCGACGCCCTCGAGGCCCTCGCCGAGAAGGGCTCGCCCTACTCCCGCTACCGCGACGAGGCCCCGGCCGTCGCCGGCAAGGAGTAA
- the rplL gene encoding 50S ribosomal protein L7/L12, producing MATAEAPTFADNIKTLGESIVQLTVLEAKALGDYLEVVHGIKPAAAAVAAAPAAAAAPAEAAAPKTEFDVSLEAIGANKINVIKVVRAATALGLKEAKDLVEAAPKDIKTGLSKEDAEKLKKELEEAGATVKLK from the coding sequence ATGGCTACCGCCGAAGCCCCGACGTTCGCCGACAACATCAAGACCCTGGGCGAGTCCATCGTTCAGCTGACCGTCCTCGAAGCCAAGGCCCTCGGCGACTACCTTGAGGTCGTCCACGGCATCAAGCCGGCCGCCGCCGCCGTCGCCGCCGCCCCGGCCGCCGCCGCCGCCCCGGCCGAGGCCGCCGCCCCGAAGACCGAGTTCGACGTCAGCCTCGAGGCCATCGGCGCGAACAAGATCAACGTCATCAAGGTCGTCCGCGCCGCCACGGCCCTGGGGCTCAAGGAAGCCAAGGACCTGGTCGAGGCCGCCCCCAAGGACATCAAGACCGGGCTGTCGAAGGAAGACGCCGAGAAGCTCAAGAAGGAGCTCGAGGAAGCCGGCGCCACCGTCAAGCTCAAGTGA
- the rplJ gene encoding 50S ribosomal protein L10 has protein sequence MSKYVKELMMDQLRDELSGSRSMLIIDFKGLDAVSEHQFRMDLRKKSIKVRTLKNTLARRVLTDLGVEGLSQFLEGPSVLVWGGAGPAELAKEISAQLKKLKKPQIKGGAVDGVVIGPDQVEDITKLPSREELIGRVAALALAPVTRVVSLANAPASALLGQLQTIVEGAPADEAESATDAVPEEA, from the coding sequence ATGAGCAAATACGTAAAAGAATTGATGATGGATCAGCTCCGCGACGAGCTGTCGGGGAGCCGGTCGATGCTGATCATCGACTTCAAGGGGCTGGACGCGGTCAGCGAACACCAGTTCCGAATGGACCTCCGCAAGAAGTCGATCAAGGTTCGGACGCTGAAGAACACTCTGGCGCGCCGGGTCCTGACGGATCTGGGCGTCGAAGGGCTGTCGCAGTTCCTCGAAGGGCCTTCGGTCCTGGTTTGGGGCGGCGCCGGTCCCGCCGAGCTCGCCAAGGAGATCTCGGCGCAGCTCAAGAAGCTGAAGAAGCCGCAGATCAAGGGTGGCGCGGTCGACGGCGTGGTGATCGGACCCGACCAGGTCGAGGACATCACCAAGCTGCCGAGTCGCGAGGAGTTGATCGGCCGCGTGGCCGCCCTGGCCCTCGCCCCGGTCACTCGGGTCGTCAGCCTGGCCAATGCTCCGGCCTCCGCCCTGTTGGGCCAGCTTCAGACGATCGTCGAGGGGGCTCCGGCCGACGAGGCCGAATCCGCGACCGACGCCGTTCCGGAAGAGGCTTGA
- the rplK gene encoding 50S ribosomal protein L11, which yields MAKVMTAKVKLQCPGGQATPAPPVGPALGQHGVNIGQFVMQFNERTKEMKGTIIPIEITIYSDRSFEFITKSPPAAVLLKQAAGIASGSAVPNKTKVGSVTSEQVRKIAETKFQDLNARDLDHACRVVAGTARSMGVEIKD from the coding sequence ATGGCCAAGGTGATGACGGCGAAGGTCAAGCTGCAGTGTCCGGGGGGTCAGGCCACCCCCGCGCCCCCGGTCGGGCCCGCGCTCGGTCAACACGGCGTGAACATCGGTCAGTTCGTGATGCAGTTCAACGAACGGACCAAGGAGATGAAGGGGACGATCATCCCCATCGAGATCACGATCTACTCGGATCGTTCTTTCGAGTTCATCACCAAGAGCCCCCCGGCGGCCGTGCTCCTGAAGCAGGCCGCTGGTATCGCCTCGGGCTCGGCCGTTCCCAACAAGACGAAGGTTGGAAGCGTCACCTCCGAGCAGGTTCGGAAGATCGCCGAGACCAAGTTCCAGGATTTGAACGCTCGCGACCTCGACCATGCTTGTCGGGTCGTCGCCGGCACCGCCCGGAGCATGGGCGTCGAGATCAAGGACTGA
- the nusG gene encoding transcription termination/antitermination protein NusG, with protein MSQPTHEFDESTPPHETPETPSVEDASLDDPAVEVEEETPDGGAARGRSRLAPPSQASSAQPDPHDEDEDDGETTPEVDPDADPPPELVWYVLKVQSSREDRISEALQRRVKIQGLERYFGVTPEGKPRIVVPTEKITEIRNNKKRIVERKTYPGYIMVQMELNEKTWFLIRETPGVGDFVGAHGTPTKMTETEVNQMLNHQEEQTTAKSPTVRIDVERGDRVKIKEGSFENFEGTVEEVIEGRGLVKVMLIIFNRPTPVDLEYWQLERL; from the coding sequence GACCCCCTCGGTGGAAGACGCCTCGTTGGATGACCCGGCGGTCGAAGTGGAGGAAGAGACCCCGGACGGTGGTGCCGCCCGCGGCCGCTCGAGGCTCGCCCCGCCCTCCCAGGCATCCTCCGCGCAACCGGATCCTCATGACGAGGACGAAGATGACGGCGAGACGACGCCCGAAGTGGATCCCGACGCGGACCCGCCGCCGGAACTCGTCTGGTACGTCCTCAAAGTCCAGAGTTCGCGTGAGGACAGGATCTCCGAAGCGCTTCAGCGTCGGGTCAAGATCCAGGGCCTCGAGCGCTACTTCGGCGTGACGCCCGAGGGAAAACCGAGGATCGTCGTTCCGACGGAGAAGATCACCGAGATTCGGAACAACAAGAAGCGGATCGTCGAACGCAAGACGTATCCCGGCTACATCATGGTGCAGATGGAGCTGAACGAGAAAACCTGGTTTCTGATCCGGGAGACTCCCGGGGTGGGCGACTTCGTGGGGGCCCATGGGACGCCCACGAAGATGACCGAGACCGAGGTCAATCAGATGCTCAACCACCAGGAAGAGCAGACCACCGCCAAGTCGCCGACCGTCCGCATCGACGTCGAGCGCGGCGACCGCGTGAAGATCAAGGAAGGTTCGTTCGAGAACTTCGAGGGGACCGTGGAAGAGGTCATCGAGGGGCGAGGCCTGGTGAAGGTGATGCTCATCATCTTCAACCGCCCGACTCCCGTCGATCTCGAGTACTGGCAGCTCGAACGGCTCTGA
- the rpoB gene encoding DNA-directed RNA polymerase subunit beta: MPTPTTVRRIVPAQKRNFGRIHDEFPVPDLTQIQTRSYERFLQADDPAESRLDSGLEGVFREIFPIESYDKTLKLEYIRYDLGKPRYDPDECRQLRLTYGRPLHVWLRLNKGETTLEESVYLGDMPVMIGGGEFIINGAERVVVSQLHRSPGVDFVVEVESTDKKLHACRVIPERGSWIELQVTKKDTLGVRIDQSGKFSSMTLLRAMSPAFSSDEAMLEAFYDSEEIDSSDSKAVTLLENKVACGDVVDPSTGEVLVDSGATISKALAQVLSDAGGVGPIRVLKEARDPLILQSLQDDPTTDHESALLRIYQRLRPGNPPQLEKARELFHEKFFDTNRYRLGKVGRFRINRKFNQSIPDDQMTLDPLDYVNAIRYILQLRKGTDARVHIDDIDHLGNRRLRTIDELAADELRKGFLKLRRTVQERMSLKDAEDMTPRSLINPKSISAAIEYFFGRGELSQVVDQTNPLAQLTHERRLSALGPGGLNRKRAGFEVRDVHISHYGRICPIETPEGTNIGLISSLGIYGGVDEYGFLITPYREIKQGRSTDQVVWMRADEESENYLAPADAPVDDAGKLKGPATIARYQTDFVSVPVESIQYQDISPKQMVGVSAGLIPFLEHDDANRALMGSNMQRQAVPLLVAEPPIVATGLETSVATNSGMVVKAQQDGTITYVDATRVIIDHNHIYKLRKYVGLNERTCLNQKPIVKVGQQVEQGAILADGAATFKGELALGRNVLVGFQAWDGYNFEDAIIISEKLVREDVYTSIHIEEFEIEIRETKLGREEFTRDIPNVSEKALRNLDDSGVVRIGTYVKPGDILVGKVAPKSKSELTPEEKLLHAIFGRAGEDVKNDSLEVPSGVEGIVINTQRFSRRMSLSEDERKAFEKELKDTEAGENVRIADEYRQMVKSLETAVGGPVADPSTGKALGRSKDAKDLVDESDRFKLEALDLRSPETTARAREVVREYTPRIEALKDEKERRLNSLKRGDELPSGVLQMVKIYIATKRVISVGDKMAGRHGNKGVISKILPEEDMPFLEDGTSVEILLNPLGVPSRMNVGQILETHLGWAAAKLGFQAVCPVFDGASEATIRQCLKDAGLPENGKAVLYDGRTGQKFDQRVTVGYIYMLKLHHLVDDKIHARATGPYSLITQQPLGGKARFGGQRFGEMEVWALEAYGAAYILQELLTVKSDDVEGRTKIYESMVKGENTLEAGTPASFDVLTNEIRGLGLNMQLEKKRV, from the coding sequence ATGCCCACTCCGACGACCGTGCGGAGGATCGTCCCCGCCCAGAAGCGGAATTTCGGACGTATCCACGACGAGTTCCCGGTCCCCGACCTCACGCAGATCCAGACGCGGAGTTACGAGCGGTTCCTCCAGGCCGACGACCCGGCCGAGAGCCGGCTCGACTCGGGCCTGGAAGGGGTTTTCCGCGAGATCTTCCCGATCGAGAGTTATGACAAGACGCTGAAGCTCGAATACATCCGTTACGATCTGGGCAAGCCTCGCTACGACCCTGACGAGTGCCGTCAGCTTCGGCTCACGTACGGGCGTCCCCTGCACGTCTGGCTCCGGTTGAACAAGGGGGAGACGACCCTCGAGGAATCCGTCTACCTCGGCGACATGCCGGTCATGATCGGCGGCGGCGAGTTCATCATCAACGGCGCCGAGCGCGTGGTCGTCAGCCAGCTCCACCGCTCGCCGGGCGTGGACTTCGTGGTGGAGGTCGAGTCCACCGACAAGAAGCTGCACGCCTGCCGGGTGATCCCCGAACGCGGCAGCTGGATCGAGCTGCAGGTCACCAAGAAGGACACCCTCGGCGTCCGGATCGACCAGTCGGGCAAGTTCTCGTCGATGACGCTCCTGCGCGCCATGAGTCCGGCGTTCTCGTCGGACGAGGCCATGCTCGAAGCGTTCTACGACTCGGAGGAGATCGACTCCTCGGATTCCAAGGCCGTGACCCTGCTGGAGAACAAGGTCGCCTGCGGCGACGTCGTCGACCCCAGCACGGGCGAGGTCCTCGTCGACAGCGGGGCGACGATCTCCAAGGCGCTCGCTCAGGTGCTTTCCGACGCCGGCGGCGTGGGTCCGATCCGCGTCCTCAAGGAGGCGCGCGATCCGCTGATCCTGCAGTCGCTTCAGGACGACCCCACCACGGACCACGAGAGCGCGCTGCTTCGGATCTACCAGCGTCTGCGTCCGGGCAACCCTCCCCAGCTGGAGAAGGCCCGCGAGCTGTTCCACGAGAAATTCTTCGACACGAACCGTTACCGCCTGGGGAAGGTCGGCCGGTTCCGGATCAATCGCAAGTTCAATCAGTCGATCCCGGATGACCAGATGACCCTGGATCCGCTCGACTACGTGAATGCGATCCGGTACATCCTTCAACTCCGCAAGGGGACGGACGCCCGGGTCCACATCGACGACATCGACCACCTGGGCAACCGCCGGCTCCGGACGATCGACGAGCTGGCCGCCGACGAGCTCCGCAAGGGCTTCCTCAAGCTCCGTCGCACCGTTCAGGAGCGGATGAGCCTCAAGGACGCGGAGGACATGACCCCGCGCTCGCTGATCAACCCCAAGAGCATCAGTGCGGCGATCGAATATTTCTTCGGTCGCGGCGAGCTGTCTCAGGTCGTCGACCAGACGAACCCGTTGGCGCAGTTGACTCACGAGCGTCGACTTTCGGCGCTGGGCCCCGGCGGTTTGAACCGGAAGCGGGCCGGCTTCGAGGTCCGCGACGTCCACATCTCGCACTACGGCCGCATCTGTCCGATCGAGACGCCTGAAGGCACCAACATCGGCCTCATCAGCTCGCTGGGCATCTACGGCGGCGTCGATGAGTACGGCTTCCTGATCACCCCCTATCGCGAGATCAAGCAGGGCCGTTCGACCGATCAGGTCGTCTGGATGCGTGCCGACGAGGAGAGCGAGAATTACCTCGCGCCCGCCGACGCACCGGTCGACGACGCCGGCAAGCTGAAGGGCCCGGCGACGATCGCCCGCTACCAGACCGACTTCGTGTCGGTGCCGGTGGAGAGCATCCAGTACCAGGACATCTCGCCCAAGCAGATGGTCGGCGTCTCCGCGGGCCTGATCCCGTTCCTGGAGCATGACGACGCGAACCGCGCGCTCATGGGTTCCAACATGCAGCGGCAGGCCGTGCCGCTCCTCGTCGCGGAACCGCCGATCGTGGCGACCGGCCTGGAAACGTCGGTGGCGACCAACTCCGGCATGGTCGTCAAGGCGCAGCAAGACGGCACCATCACCTACGTCGACGCGACCCGGGTGATCATCGACCACAATCATATCTACAAGCTTCGGAAGTACGTCGGCCTGAACGAGCGGACCTGCCTGAACCAGAAGCCGATCGTGAAGGTCGGGCAGCAGGTCGAGCAGGGGGCGATCCTGGCGGACGGCGCCGCCACGTTCAAGGGCGAGCTGGCCCTGGGCCGGAACGTCCTGGTCGGCTTCCAGGCCTGGGACGGCTACAACTTCGAGGACGCGATCATCATCAGCGAGAAGCTGGTGCGTGAGGACGTCTACACCTCGATCCACATCGAGGAGTTCGAGATCGAGATCCGCGAGACGAAGCTCGGCCGCGAGGAGTTCACGCGGGACATCCCGAACGTCTCGGAGAAGGCCCTTCGGAACCTGGACGACAGCGGCGTCGTGCGGATCGGCACCTACGTCAAGCCGGGAGACATCCTGGTCGGCAAGGTGGCGCCCAAGAGCAAGAGCGAGCTGACGCCGGAAGAGAAGCTGCTGCACGCGATCTTCGGCCGGGCCGGCGAGGACGTGAAGAACGACTCGCTGGAGGTCCCTTCCGGCGTCGAGGGGATCGTGATCAACACCCAGCGGTTCAGCCGCCGGATGAGCCTCAGCGAGGACGAGCGGAAGGCTTTCGAGAAGGAGCTGAAGGACACCGAGGCGGGCGAGAACGTCCGGATCGCCGACGAGTACCGGCAGATGGTCAAGTCGCTGGAGACGGCGGTCGGCGGACCGGTCGCCGACCCCTCGACCGGCAAGGCGCTGGGACGCTCGAAAGACGCGAAGGACCTCGTCGACGAGAGCGATCGCTTCAAGCTGGAGGCTCTCGACCTCCGGAGCCCCGAGACCACGGCCAGGGCCCGCGAGGTGGTTCGCGAGTACACGCCGAGGATCGAGGCCCTGAAGGACGAGAAGGAGCGTCGGCTCAACAGCCTGAAGCGGGGCGACGAGCTGCCGTCGGGCGTCCTTCAGATGGTCAAGATCTACATCGCGACCAAGCGGGTGATCTCGGTCGGCGACAAGATGGCCGGCCGCCACGGCAACAAGGGCGTCATCTCGAAGATCCTCCCCGAAGAGGATATGCCGTTCCTGGAAGACGGAACGTCGGTCGAGATCCTGCTCAACCCGCTGGGCGTGCCCAGCCGTATGAACGTCGGCCAGATTCTGGAGACCCACCTGGGCTGGGCCGCGGCCAAGCTCGGTTTCCAGGCCGTCTGCCCGGTCTTCGACGGCGCCAGCGAGGCGACGATCCGCCAGTGCCTCAAGGACGCCGGCCTCCCCGAGAACGGCAAGGCCGTCCTCTACGACGGTCGGACCGGGCAGAAGTTCGACCAGCGGGTGACGGTGGGCTACATCTACATGCTGAAGCTCCACCACCTGGTCGATGACAAGATCCACGCCCGCGCCACCGGCCCGTACTCCTTGATCACCCAGCAGCCCCTGGGCGGCAAGGCCCGGTTCGGCGGCCAGCGCTTCGGAGAGATGGAAGTGTGGGCGCTGGAGGCCTACGGCGCGGCCTACATCCTCCAGGAACTCCTCACCGTCAAGTCGGACGACGTCGAGGGCCGTACGAAGATCTACGAGAGCATGGTCAAGGGGGAGAACACCCTCGAGGCCGGCACTCCCGCGAGCTTCGACGTGCTCACGAACGAGATCCGCGGCCTCGGGCTCAACATGCAGCTCGAGAAAAAGCGAGTCTGA